From the genome of Cedecea lapagei, one region includes:
- a CDS encoding electron transfer flavoprotein subunit alpha/FixB family protein, with protein MKIALILPEAGKAAAMNEIGHFLSRSGIEKVQPEGWLLPEAECMEPQLDALYAHYARAPADILLFPSGWQGAELATRLAYRLKGEACTAAAGADFDQRLVSKNAWGGALVATLRLQNNPWCLSVAAAPGAESWQPEIDFFPIPVAEQKPDWLVECTAVADERASGLAEAKFVLAVGRGAGSSQAMEQIEACAIAMGMQTGASREAVMHAWCSMDKLLGMSGIQIAADVCLAAGVSGAPAFISGIAHSRFIVAVNSDPQAAIFRHADVGIVDDLLPVLAELQNCVREDI; from the coding sequence ATGAAAATTGCCCTGATTCTGCCCGAAGCCGGGAAGGCGGCCGCGATGAATGAGATCGGGCATTTCCTGTCGCGCAGCGGGATTGAAAAAGTCCAGCCTGAAGGGTGGCTGCTGCCGGAGGCTGAATGCATGGAGCCGCAGCTGGATGCGCTTTACGCGCACTATGCGCGGGCACCAGCGGATATCTTGCTGTTTCCTTCAGGCTGGCAGGGCGCAGAGCTAGCGACCCGGCTGGCATACCGCCTGAAAGGAGAAGCCTGCACCGCTGCCGCTGGAGCCGATTTTGACCAACGTCTGGTGAGTAAAAACGCCTGGGGCGGTGCGCTGGTAGCCACTCTCCGGCTGCAAAATAATCCCTGGTGTCTGAGCGTAGCCGCAGCGCCTGGGGCAGAGAGCTGGCAGCCAGAGATCGACTTTTTTCCGATTCCTGTGGCGGAACAAAAGCCGGACTGGCTGGTGGAATGCACGGCTGTTGCCGATGAGAGGGCCTCCGGGCTGGCGGAAGCTAAATTTGTGCTGGCCGTAGGGCGCGGAGCAGGGAGCTCGCAGGCAATGGAGCAAATTGAAGCCTGCGCCATCGCGATGGGCATGCAAACCGGCGCGAGCCGCGAAGCAGTTATGCACGCCTGGTGCAGTATGGACAAGCTGTTGGGGATGTCCGGCATTCAGATTGCCGCAGATGTTTGTCTTGCGGCAGGCGTCTCCGGCGCACCAGCTTTTATCAGCGGCATTGCCCACAGCCGGTTTATTGTCGCCGTTAACAGCGACCCACAGGCGGCAATCTTCCGCCACGCCGACGTCGGGATTGTGGACGACCTGCTGCCGGTGCTGGCCGAGCTGCAAAACTGCGTCAGGGAAGATATTTAG
- a CDS encoding 4Fe-4S dicluster domain-containing protein — MPHIVPVDSPDRESLLLLVRACPAGLYRQREDGSLQIDNSGCLECGTCRLLCDEQTLSRWRYPPAGCGIQLRFG, encoded by the coding sequence ATGCCACACATTGTTCCCGTGGACAGCCCCGACAGAGAGAGCCTTCTCCTGCTGGTCCGCGCCTGCCCGGCCGGGTTATACCGCCAGCGGGAAGACGGCAGCCTGCAGATCGATAATAGCGGCTGCCTGGAGTGCGGCACCTGCCGCCTGCTTTGCGACGAGCAAACCCTCAGCCGCTGGCGCTACCCGCCCGCCGGCTGCGGCATTCAATTACGCTTTGGTTAA
- a CDS encoding MFS transporter — protein MRDSNFRRWLTLAIISISGGVSFDLAYLRYIYQIPMAKFMGFSNIEIGLIMSTFGITAIILYAPSGIIADKFSHRIMMTLAMIATGLLGIVMAFYPPLWVMIVIQVAFAVTTILMLWSVSIKAASLLGDHSEQGKIMGWMEGLRGVGVMALAVFTMWAFSRFAPEDANSLRTVILIYSGVYIALGVLCWFFVSDGFTGRTEAAQEAKKPAFQLKDILSVLRISTTWYCSMVIFGVYTIYAILSYSTNYLTEMYGMSLVAASYMGIVINKIFRAICGPLGGIITTYSRIKSPTRVVQLLSIVGALALAALLATNANPQSVAMGIGLILLLGFTCYASRGLYWACPGEARTPSWIMGTTVGICSVIGFLPDVFVYPVVGYWQDTLPPEEAYRNMWLMGLVALGMVIVFAFLLIRKIRAADLAQEKLASLAATGER, from the coding sequence ATGCGTGATTCAAATTTTCGTCGCTGGCTAACGCTGGCAATAATAAGTATCAGTGGTGGTGTAAGTTTTGACCTTGCTTATTTAAGGTATATTTATCAAATCCCGATGGCAAAATTTATGGGATTTAGCAATATCGAAATAGGCTTAATTATGAGCACTTTCGGAATAACCGCAATTATTCTATACGCGCCCAGCGGAATTATTGCCGACAAGTTCTCCCACCGCATAATGATGACCCTGGCGATGATTGCTACCGGCCTGCTGGGTATCGTTATGGCCTTCTACCCCCCTCTGTGGGTGATGATCGTTATTCAGGTCGCTTTCGCCGTGACCACCATTCTGATGCTGTGGTCGGTCTCCATCAAGGCCGCTTCCCTGCTGGGCGATCACAGCGAACAGGGCAAAATTATGGGCTGGATGGAGGGCCTGCGCGGCGTCGGCGTAATGGCGCTGGCAGTCTTCACCATGTGGGCGTTCTCGCGCTTCGCTCCGGAAGATGCTAACAGCCTCAGAACCGTCATCCTTATCTACAGCGGCGTGTATATCGCCCTCGGCGTGCTGTGCTGGTTCTTCGTCAGCGACGGTTTTACCGGCCGCACGGAGGCGGCACAGGAGGCTAAAAAACCGGCCTTCCAGCTGAAAGATATCCTCTCCGTTTTGCGCATCAGCACCACCTGGTACTGCAGCATGGTGATCTTCGGGGTCTATACGATTTATGCCATCCTGAGCTACTCCACCAACTATCTGACGGAGATGTATGGCATGTCGCTGGTGGCCGCCAGCTACATGGGCATCGTGATAAATAAAATCTTCCGCGCCATTTGTGGCCCGCTTGGCGGCATTATTACCACCTACAGCAGAATCAAGTCGCCAACGCGAGTTGTACAGCTGCTTTCTATCGTCGGAGCCCTAGCACTGGCTGCGCTACTGGCGACAAATGCCAATCCACAGTCTGTCGCCATGGGCATTGGCCTTATTCTGCTGCTGGGCTTCACCTGCTACGCCTCACGTGGGCTTTACTGGGCCTGTCCCGGTGAAGCCAGAACGCCCTCCTGGATTATGGGGACGACCGTGGGTATCTGCTCGGTCATTGGCTTTCTGCCGGACGTGTTCGTTTACCCTGTTGTCGGCTACTGGCAGGACACCCTCCCTCCTGAGGAGGCCTATCGCAATATGTGGCTGATGGGATTAGTCGCGCTGGGCATGGTTATCGTGTTTGCCTTTTTGCTGATTCGAAAGATTCGTGCAGCCGACCTGGCACAGGAAAAATTGGCATCGCTGGCCGCAACGGGCGAGCGATGA
- a CDS encoding SDR family oxidoreductase: MSLSALNEFSLDFFSLKGKTAIVTGGNSGLGQAFAMALAKAGANVFIPTVVEEKGETRQLIEQQGVKVAFMTVDITEKGAPAQVIAQCLETFGSVDILVNNAGICKLNKVLDFGRADWDPMININLTAAFELSYEAAKVMIPQKHGKIINICSLFSYLGGQWSPAYSATKHALAGLTKAYCDELGQYNIQVNGIAPGYYATDITTETRKNPETNKRVLDHIPANRWGETQDLMGAMVYLSSRASDYVNGHLLVVDGGYLVR, from the coding sequence ATGTCGCTCAGCGCACTCAACGAATTCTCACTGGACTTCTTCTCGCTAAAAGGGAAGACGGCGATTGTCACCGGCGGTAACAGCGGGCTGGGGCAGGCGTTTGCCATGGCGCTGGCGAAAGCCGGAGCGAATGTGTTTATTCCAACGGTGGTGGAGGAGAAAGGCGAAACGCGTCAACTTATTGAGCAGCAAGGGGTAAAAGTTGCTTTTATGACCGTTGATATTACGGAGAAAGGGGCACCGGCCCAGGTCATCGCCCAGTGTCTGGAAACCTTTGGCTCAGTGGACATCCTGGTCAATAACGCCGGCATCTGTAAGCTCAACAAGGTGTTGGACTTTGGTCGCGCCGACTGGGACCCGATGATCAACATCAACCTGACCGCAGCGTTCGAATTAAGCTACGAAGCGGCCAAAGTGATGATCCCGCAAAAACACGGTAAAATCATTAATATCTGTTCATTGTTTTCTTATCTTGGCGGCCAGTGGTCTCCCGCATATTCTGCGACAAAACACGCGCTGGCCGGCTTAACAAAAGCCTATTGTGATGAATTAGGTCAATATAATATTCAGGTGAACGGTATAGCGCCGGGCTATTATGCCACCGATATTACTACTGAAACTCGCAAAAATCCGGAAACCAATAAACGCGTACTTGACCATATTCCGGCAAACCGCTGGGGCGAAACTCAGGATCTGATGGGGGCGATGGTTTATTTATCCAGTCGCGCCTCGGATTATGTCAATGGTCATTTATTGGTGGTCGATGGTGGTTATTTAGTCAGGTAA
- a CDS encoding adenine nucleotide alpha hydrolase family protein, with protein MNILLAFKAEPDLSMLAEKEWLAAKHKGPDISLTRPCLGEDEQAAAEILLRHEEGLKLTAISIGSERADSFLRQFKALGFGRAVRLRRDGELTFAPASVAALLAAWQRQNPQALVVLGSRSAEGNSGQTGFYLAEQLGWPCFSQVCDFTVNPELELVELQQRWASGKRSLTVRLPAVLMVESRGEYCLRTPGLRQKLAVKASDVEVMPAATLGDEANAPFPVALEHPQRQRSGLIIQGSDAREKARILYHDWLRKRLQP; from the coding sequence ATGAACATTCTGTTAGCCTTTAAGGCCGAGCCCGATCTCTCGATGCTGGCGGAAAAAGAGTGGCTGGCCGCAAAACACAAAGGGCCGGATATCTCGCTAACTCGCCCTTGCCTGGGCGAAGATGAGCAGGCTGCCGCGGAGATACTGCTGCGTCATGAAGAGGGTCTGAAGCTCACCGCGATCAGCATTGGCAGCGAACGTGCGGACAGCTTTCTGCGCCAGTTTAAGGCGCTGGGATTCGGGCGGGCGGTACGGCTGAGACGGGACGGCGAACTGACTTTTGCACCCGCGTCGGTTGCCGCTTTACTGGCTGCCTGGCAGCGGCAAAACCCACAGGCGCTGGTGGTGCTTGGGTCGCGCAGCGCCGAAGGTAACAGCGGCCAGACGGGCTTTTACCTCGCCGAACAGCTTGGCTGGCCCTGCTTCAGTCAGGTCTGTGATTTTACGGTAAACCCAGAGCTTGAGCTGGTTGAGCTACAACAGCGATGGGCGAGTGGAAAACGAAGCCTGACCGTGCGTCTGCCAGCGGTATTGATGGTTGAAAGCCGCGGCGAATACTGCCTGAGAACGCCAGGCCTGCGGCAAAAGCTGGCGGTAAAGGCTTCAGACGTGGAGGTTATGCCCGCGGCAACGCTGGGCGACGAGGCAAATGCGCCTTTCCCGGTCGCACTGGAGCACCCTCAGCGGCAGCGAAGCGGCCTGATCATTCAGGGAAGCGATGCGCGTGAAAAGGCCCGCATCCTCTACCATGACTGGCTACGTAAAAGGCTGCAGCCATGA
- a CDS encoding glycerol-3-phosphate responsive antiterminator produces the protein MTLMSLLKQHPLIAAVKDNQSLQLALESDCQVISVLYGNICTITGIVQQIKKANKYALVHVDLLEGTSNKEIVINFLKLVTQADGVISTKASMVKAARAQGFFAIHRLFIVDSISYHNIDKQVAQSNPHCIEILPGCMPKVLKWVTEKIDLPVIAGGLVCDAEDANNALGAGALAIATTNTGVWQLAKYLP, from the coding sequence GTGACCCTGATGTCCCTACTCAAGCAACACCCGCTGATTGCAGCGGTAAAAGATAACCAGAGCCTGCAGCTGGCGCTGGAGTCCGACTGCCAGGTGATTTCCGTGCTGTACGGCAATATCTGCACCATCACCGGCATTGTGCAGCAGATAAAAAAAGCGAATAAATACGCGCTGGTACACGTCGATTTACTGGAAGGGACGTCGAATAAAGAGATTGTGATTAACTTCCTGAAGCTTGTGACCCAGGCTGACGGCGTGATCAGCACCAAAGCATCGATGGTGAAGGCGGCCAGGGCGCAGGGGTTCTTCGCTATTCACCGGCTGTTTATCGTCGACTCCATCTCCTACCACAACATCGATAAGCAGGTGGCGCAGTCAAACCCGCACTGCATCGAAATACTGCCCGGCTGCATGCCGAAAGTGTTGAAGTGGGTAACCGAAAAAATCGACCTGCCGGTGATAGCCGGTGGCCTGGTGTGCGACGCGGAGGATGCCAACAATGCCCTTGGCGCAGGCGCGTTGGCCATCGCCACCACCAATACCGGCGTCTGGCAGCTGGCTAAATATCTTCCCTGA
- the adhP gene encoding alcohol dehydrogenase AdhP, which translates to MKAAIVSQNHSVDIIDKPVRALEHGEALLAMECCGVCHTDLHVKNGDFGDVTGTTLGHEGIGVVKAIGPGVSSLKVGDRASVAWFFRGCGHCEYCNSGNETLCRSVSNAGFTVDGGMAEECIVVADYAVKVPDGLASAEASSITCAGVTTYKAVKVSHIKPGQWIAIYGLGGLGNLALQYAKNVFNAKVIAIDVNDAQLEFAKESGADLVINSRQEDAAKIIQEKVGGAHAAVVTAVAKAAFNSAVDAVRAGARIVAVGLPPESMSLNIPRLVLDGIEVVGSLVGTRQDLTEAFQFAAEGKVTPKVTLRPLEDINAIFHEMESGRIKGRMVIDFKLKK; encoded by the coding sequence ATGAAAGCAGCAATTGTGAGTCAGAACCATTCAGTCGATATCATTGATAAACCCGTGCGCGCGCTGGAGCATGGTGAGGCGCTGTTGGCTATGGAGTGCTGTGGGGTATGCCATACGGATTTGCACGTTAAAAATGGAGACTTTGGCGACGTCACCGGTACAACGCTGGGGCATGAAGGCATCGGCGTTGTGAAGGCGATCGGGCCTGGCGTCAGCTCGCTGAAGGTAGGCGATCGGGCAAGTGTAGCCTGGTTCTTCCGCGGATGTGGTCACTGCGAATATTGTAATTCCGGTAATGAAACGCTGTGCCGCAGCGTAAGCAACGCAGGCTTTACCGTGGATGGCGGTATGGCCGAAGAGTGCATCGTGGTGGCGGACTACGCCGTTAAGGTTCCGGATGGCCTGGCTTCGGCGGAAGCGAGCAGCATTACCTGTGCCGGGGTCACCACCTATAAAGCGGTGAAGGTGTCCCATATCAAACCGGGCCAGTGGATAGCTATCTATGGTTTAGGCGGTCTCGGCAACCTCGCGCTGCAGTATGCCAAAAACGTCTTTAACGCCAAAGTGATTGCGATAGACGTCAACGACGCTCAGCTTGAGTTTGCCAAAGAGAGCGGTGCCGATCTGGTGATCAACTCCCGCCAGGAAGATGCGGCAAAAATCATTCAGGAAAAAGTAGGCGGCGCCCATGCTGCGGTAGTGACTGCCGTTGCAAAAGCGGCCTTTAACTCTGCCGTTGACGCCGTACGTGCCGGTGCCCGCATCGTGGCCGTTGGCCTGCCGCCGGAGTCCATGAGCCTCAACATTCCCCGTCTTGTTCTGGACGGTATCGAGGTCGTGGGCTCGCTGGTCGGCACGCGCCAGGATCTTACAGAAGCATTCCAGTTTGCCGCTGAAGGCAAGGTTACGCCGAAGGTCACGCTGCGTCCGCTGGAGGACATAAACGCTATCTTCCATGAAATGGAGAGCGGCAGGATAAAAGGCCGCATGGTCATCGATTTTAAACTGAAAAAATAA
- a CDS encoding FGGY-family carbohydrate kinase — protein sequence MSKKYIIGIDGGSQSTKVVMYDLEGNIVCEGKGQLQPMHTPDADTAEHPDDDLWDSLCRAGQDLMSHFTGDKSAIVGIGLGSIRCCRALLKADGTPAEPLISWQDARVTRPYEHTNPDVAWVTSFSGYLSHRLTGEFKDNIANYFGQWPVDYKTWSWSDDDEVLKKFNIPRAMLFDVQMPGTVIGNITEKASGATGFPAGLPVVCTTSDKPVEALGAGLLDDETAVISLGTYIALMMSGKTLPNAPVAWWPIMSSIPETLLYEGYGIRKGMWTVSWLRDMLGESLIQDAKAQNLSPEGLLNKKAALVPPGCNGLMTVLDWLTNPWEPFKRGIMIGFDSSMDYAWIYRSILESIALTLKNNYDNMCTEIDRFARHLIITGGGSNSDLFMQIFADVFNLPVRRNAINGCASLGAAINTAVGLGLYTSYETAVGKMVRVKDVFMPIESNAKRYEALNKGIFRELTQHTDVILKKSYQVLHGDLDNKDAIQSWSNA from the coding sequence ATGTCGAAGAAATACATCATTGGGATTGATGGTGGAAGCCAGAGTACAAAAGTGGTGATGTACGATCTGGAGGGCAATATCGTCTGCGAAGGTAAGGGGCAGCTTCAGCCGATGCACACGCCAGACGCGGATACCGCCGAGCATCCCGACGACGACCTGTGGGACTCGCTGTGCCGCGCCGGGCAGGATTTGATGAGCCATTTCACCGGCGACAAGAGCGCCATCGTCGGGATTGGCCTCGGCTCCATACGGTGCTGCCGCGCATTATTAAAAGCCGATGGCACTCCTGCAGAGCCGCTGATCAGCTGGCAGGATGCCCGCGTCACCCGCCCCTACGAGCACACCAACCCTGATGTGGCCTGGGTGACATCCTTTTCAGGCTATCTCTCGCACCGCTTAACCGGCGAGTTTAAGGACAATATCGCCAACTATTTTGGCCAGTGGCCGGTGGATTACAAAACGTGGTCCTGGAGCGACGATGACGAAGTGCTGAAGAAATTCAACATACCGCGCGCCATGCTGTTTGACGTGCAAATGCCGGGCACGGTCATCGGCAATATCACGGAGAAAGCGTCGGGGGCAACGGGCTTCCCGGCTGGCCTGCCGGTGGTTTGTACCACCAGCGACAAACCGGTAGAGGCACTCGGCGCCGGGCTGCTGGATGACGAGACGGCGGTGATTTCTCTTGGCACCTATATCGCACTGATGATGAGCGGCAAAACGCTGCCAAACGCGCCTGTGGCCTGGTGGCCCATTATGTCCTCCATTCCGGAAACGCTGCTGTATGAAGGTTACGGTATTCGTAAAGGGATGTGGACGGTGAGCTGGCTGCGGGACATGCTGGGCGAGTCGCTGATTCAGGATGCAAAAGCGCAAAACCTGTCGCCGGAAGGACTGCTGAATAAGAAGGCCGCGCTGGTGCCGCCAGGCTGCAACGGCCTGATGACGGTGCTGGACTGGCTGACCAACCCGTGGGAGCCGTTCAAGCGCGGGATCATGATTGGCTTTGATTCCAGCATGGACTACGCGTGGATTTATCGCTCCATTCTTGAAAGCATCGCCCTGACGCTGAAAAACAACTACGACAATATGTGCACTGAGATTGATCGCTTTGCCAGACATCTGATCATCACGGGAGGCGGCTCCAACAGCGACCTGTTTATGCAGATCTTTGCCGACGTGTTCAATCTGCCGGTCAGGCGTAACGCCATCAACGGCTGTGCCAGCCTGGGCGCCGCCATCAATACCGCCGTCGGGCTGGGGCTGTACACCAGCTATGAGACTGCTGTTGGAAAAATGGTGCGGGTCAAAGATGTCTTTATGCCGATAGAAAGCAACGCTAAACGCTATGAGGCGCTAAACAAGGGGATCTTCAGGGAGCTGACGCAGCATACCGATGTCATTTTGAAAAAATCGTATCAGGTGCTGCACGGCGATCTGGACAACAAAGACGCCATTCAAAGCTGGTCCAACGCTTAA
- a CDS encoding MFS transporter produces the protein MHAEPVRMDDLPLNRFHLRIAGLTFGAHLTDGYVLGVIGFALVLIAPQMGLTPLQEGLVGGSALLGLFLGSLTLGWISDHVGRQKIFNFSFVLITLASFLQFFVSNVEQLILLRVLIGIGLGGDYSVGHTLLAEFSPRKHRGVLLGAFSVVWTLGYVLASLVGHQLVDSGPDAWRWLLASTALPALVITLLRWGTPESPRWLLRRGRVSEAHQVVRRCFGEHVVIGDEIAVPTSRHLRTLFSGQYWRRTAFNSLFFVCLVIPWFAIYTWLPSITGLLGMQDGLTASLLLNMVLVIGAIAGLVLTHRCSRRGFLIGGFLVLFFSLTALALVPEQHGTIILLLFFIFTLTISAVSNLVGVLPAESFPTDIRSFGVGFATSMSRLGSAISTGLLPVALVYFGVQSTMLLLSAVLLLGLLVSVLWAPETRNMSLVAASGNKEQPPGVNHEHSVSL, from the coding sequence ATGCACGCCGAACCGGTTCGTATGGATGATCTTCCGCTCAATCGCTTTCATTTACGCATAGCCGGGCTAACCTTCGGTGCGCACCTGACGGACGGCTATGTGCTGGGGGTGATTGGCTTTGCGCTGGTGCTGATCGCGCCCCAAATGGGCCTTACGCCGCTTCAGGAAGGGCTGGTGGGCGGCTCGGCGCTCCTTGGGCTGTTTCTTGGCAGCCTGACGCTGGGCTGGATCTCCGATCATGTTGGCCGCCAGAAAATCTTTAACTTCAGCTTCGTGCTCATCACCCTGGCCTCCTTTTTACAGTTTTTCGTCAGCAACGTAGAGCAGCTGATCCTGCTGCGAGTATTAATAGGCATTGGGCTTGGCGGCGACTATTCCGTGGGCCATACCCTGCTGGCCGAATTTTCCCCACGTAAACATCGCGGCGTACTGCTCGGCGCGTTTAGCGTGGTCTGGACGCTGGGCTATGTGCTGGCAAGCCTTGTTGGTCATCAGCTGGTGGACAGCGGGCCGGATGCGTGGCGCTGGCTGCTGGCCTCCACCGCGTTGCCTGCGCTGGTCATTACTCTCCTGCGCTGGGGCACCCCAGAGTCGCCTCGTTGGCTGCTGCGCCGAGGAAGGGTTTCCGAAGCTCATCAGGTTGTGCGCCGCTGCTTCGGCGAGCATGTTGTGATCGGCGATGAAATTGCGGTGCCGACCTCCCGCCATCTCCGCACGCTTTTTTCCGGACAATACTGGCGACGCACCGCGTTTAATAGCCTGTTTTTTGTCTGCCTCGTTATTCCGTGGTTTGCGATTTATACCTGGCTGCCGTCCATTACCGGGCTGCTGGGCATGCAGGATGGCCTGACCGCCAGCCTGCTGCTGAATATGGTTCTGGTGATCGGTGCGATTGCGGGCCTTGTGCTGACCCACCGTTGTTCACGGCGCGGCTTCTTAATCGGCGGCTTTCTGGTGCTGTTTTTCAGCCTTACCGCGCTGGCGCTGGTGCCGGAGCAACACGGCACAATTATCCTGCTGCTGTTCTTTATTTTTACTCTGACTATTTCTGCTGTCAGCAATCTGGTGGGCGTGCTGCCGGCGGAGAGTTTTCCGACCGATATCCGCTCGTTTGGCGTTGGTTTTGCAACCTCGATGAGCCGTCTGGGATCGGCAATCAGCACCGGCCTGCTGCCCGTGGCGCTGGTCTACTTCGGCGTGCAAAGTACCATGCTGTTGCTTAGCGCCGTCCTGCTGCTGGGCCTGCTGGTTTCCGTCCTTTGGGCGCCAGAAACGCGAAATATGAGCCTTGTTGCGGCCTCCGGGAACAAAGAGCAGCCGCCGGGAGTGAACCATGAACATTCTGTTAGCCTTTAA
- a CDS encoding FAD-binding oxidoreductase has protein sequence MSLSREAIVEQLKEIVGPQQVITDEKVLQKNSIDRFRKYADIHGVYTQPLPAAVVKLQSAEQVSSVLAFLNSNRVTCIPRTGASATEGGLETVVKNSVVLDGSGLNKIIDIDIENMQATAQCGVPLEVLEDALRAKGYTTGHSPQSKPLAQMGGLVATRSIGQFSTLYGAIEDMVVGLEAVFPDGSITRIKNVPRRAAGPDIRHVIIGNEGALCYITEVTVKIFKYMPENNLFYGYILDNMKTGFNILREVMVEGYRPSIARLYDAEDGTQHFTHFADGKCVLIFMAEGSKRLAEATGAGIEEIVARHPECRKVDSKLIETWFNNLNWGPDKVAAERVQIMKTGNMGFTTEVSGSWSCINEIYHNVIERIRNEFPHAGDITMLGGHSSHSYINGTNMYFVYDYNVVDCKPEEEIDKYHNPLNKIIVEETIRLGGSMVHHHGIGKHRVHWSKLEHGTAWPIMQGLKDQYDPNGIMNTGTIWPIEK, from the coding sequence ATGTCTTTATCTCGCGAAGCCATTGTGGAGCAATTAAAAGAAATTGTTGGCCCACAGCAAGTTATTACCGATGAAAAAGTATTACAGAAAAACAGTATCGACCGGTTCAGAAAATATGCGGATATTCATGGCGTGTACACTCAGCCGCTGCCGGCCGCGGTGGTGAAACTGCAGAGCGCTGAGCAAGTTTCGAGCGTGCTGGCGTTTCTGAACAGCAACCGGGTCACCTGTATTCCGCGCACCGGGGCTTCGGCAACGGAAGGGGGTCTGGAAACCGTGGTGAAAAACTCCGTGGTATTGGATGGTTCCGGGCTGAACAAAATTATCGATATTGATATTGAAAACATGCAGGCGACCGCCCAGTGCGGCGTGCCGCTGGAAGTGCTGGAAGATGCGCTGCGCGCAAAAGGCTACACCACGGGCCACTCTCCTCAATCCAAGCCGCTGGCGCAGATGGGGGGGCTCGTCGCAACGCGCAGTATCGGCCAGTTCTCAACCCTGTACGGCGCAATTGAGGACATGGTGGTTGGCCTGGAGGCCGTATTCCCCGATGGCAGCATCACGCGCATTAAAAACGTGCCGCGCCGCGCGGCTGGCCCTGACATCCGCCACGTGATTATCGGCAACGAAGGAGCGCTCTGCTACATCACCGAAGTGACGGTAAAAATCTTTAAATACATGCCGGAAAACAACCTGTTCTACGGTTACATTCTCGACAACATGAAAACCGGCTTCAACATCCTGCGGGAGGTGATGGTGGAGGGGTATCGCCCGTCAATTGCCCGCCTGTATGACGCTGAAGATGGCACCCAGCACTTCACCCATTTTGCCGACGGTAAATGCGTGCTGATCTTTATGGCGGAAGGCTCTAAGCGCCTGGCCGAGGCGACCGGGGCTGGTATCGAAGAGATTGTTGCCCGCCATCCGGAGTGCAGGAAGGTGGACAGCAAGCTTATCGAAACCTGGTTTAATAACCTGAACTGGGGGCCAGATAAAGTGGCTGCCGAGCGGGTGCAGATCATGAAAACCGGCAACATGGGCTTCACCACCGAAGTGTCCGGCAGCTGGAGCTGCATTAATGAGATTTATCATAATGTGATCGAGCGCATTCGTAACGAGTTCCCTCACGCTGGCGACATCACTATGCTGGGCGGCCACTCTTCCCACAGCTACATCAACGGCACCAACATGTACTTCGTTTACGACTACAACGTGGTGGACTGCAAGCCGGAAGAAGAGATCGACAAGTACCATAACCCGCTAAACAAAATCATCGTGGAAGAGACAATTCGCCTTGGCGGATCGATGGTACACCACCACGGGATCGGTAAACACCGCGTGCACTGGTCGAAGCTGGAGCACGGCACGGCGTGGCCTATCATGCAGGGCCTGAAGGATCAGTACGATCCGAACGGCATCATGAATACCGGCACAATCTGGCCGATTGAAAAATAA
- the queE gene encoding 7-carboxy-7-deazaguanine synthase QueE encodes MQYPINEMFQTLQGEGYFTGVPAIFIRLQGCPVGCAWCDTKHTWDKLADREVSLFSILAKTKESDKWGAGSAEELLAVIGRQGYTARHVVITGGEPCIHDLTPLTHLLEKNGFSCQIETSGTHEVRCTANTWVTVSPKVNMRGGYDILSQALERADEIKHPVGRMRDIEALDELLATLTDEKSRIIALQPISQKEDATRLCIETCIARNWRLSMQTHKYLNIA; translated from the coding sequence ATGCAGTACCCGATTAACGAGATGTTCCAGACCCTGCAAGGGGAAGGCTATTTTACCGGCGTGCCCGCCATTTTTATTCGTCTGCAGGGTTGCCCGGTAGGCTGCGCCTGGTGCGATACCAAACATACCTGGGATAAGCTCGCGGATCGCGAAGTTTCGCTGTTCAGCATCCTGGCCAAAACCAAAGAGAGCGACAAATGGGGCGCCGGAAGCGCCGAAGAGCTGCTGGCGGTGATTGGTCGTCAGGGCTACACCGCGCGCCACGTGGTGATCACCGGCGGTGAACCCTGCATTCACGATCTCACCCCGCTGACCCATCTGCTGGAGAAAAACGGTTTCAGCTGCCAGATAGAAACCAGCGGCACCCACGAAGTACGCTGCACGGCGAACACCTGGGTGACGGTTTCCCCGAAGGTCAACATGCGCGGCGGCTACGATATTCTCTCCCAGGCGCTGGAGCGTGCGGATGAAATTAAGCATCCGGTAGGGCGCATGCGCGATATTGAAGCCCTCGACGAACTGCTTGCCACCCTGACGGATGAGAAGAGCCGCATCATCGCCCTGCAGCCTATCAGCCAGAAAGAGGACGCGACTCGCCTGTGCATTGAAACCTGCATTGCACGCAACTGGCGCCTGTCGATGCAGACGCACAAGTATCTGAATATCGCCTGA